From the genome of Tenrec ecaudatus isolate mTenEca1 chromosome 1, mTenEca1.hap1, whole genome shotgun sequence:
ttatataaactgctctctctcttcacccacatttctgttgcccatcccccctgGGGGCGGGGTTGTCTCAGTAGTACTTTAAACTCTATACCATTGACTAATGGTACTATTATTACAATGACCAGGTGTTTTATGGAGGTCACCGCAATCATTTCCCAAAAAGCCGATAAAGTTTCCTCTACACTGCATCAGGGATATATATAAACTTTAGTTAGagggattttgagctcacatttAATCATAAACTCTaatcaagaacaatttgttcttacagTGTTGCCCTACTTAATACTACCCTCATGAAGTGACCACTGATGacgtgggtgctgtagcaaagtgtggggaagaaagcagatggtgcccggctatcagaaaaatatagtgtctagggtcttaaagtcttgtcttaaGACAGCAGCCGTCTAAGTGCGGGGTTTGCTAAGGCCACACAGGAGCACACCTGTGCTGTTGTGTGGTCCAAAgatggtaaataataaaatccaagagcagAAGAAGGAACTGCATTCAAGCTTGAACTCTGAGCTCCTGGTTTgcagaggctgtggatgaccCTGAGAACCCAGGATCCATTTGCCGAGTCCCAACTGCAGTGAACAGGCCCATGTATAACAACTATGCCACCTAGGCTCCTGGTATGGAGACGTCTTTTATACTAAAATACATGGATGTTCACTTACACGAGTTAAAAACTTAAATAATTGAACACTATTTAAGAAAATAGTGGGGAGACACAAGGTAAAAATTTGATAACGTTTTTACTAAGGCAAACATGTCTGCAAGACTAAGACATGCCATAAAAAAGCAAATGATGAAAAGAACaggtgtttatttttttaatatcttttaaaaaatcattttattttaaatcattttattggaggctcatacaactcttaccacaatccatacatacatccattgcgtcaagcacatttgtacatatgttgccatcatgattttcaaaacattttccttctagtctatcccttggtatcagctcctcatgtttttccccctccctccctcatgaacccttgataatttacaaattattatttttccatatcttacactcaccaatgtctccctttacccatttttctgttgtctgtcacccagggagggggttatatatagatcattgtgatcggtttcccctttctctcccacctgccCCTTACCCTCctcgtatggctactctcaatattggtcttgagggggtttatctgtcctggattccctgtgtttccagctctgatctgtacctgtgtacatgctttggtttagctggatttgtaaggtagaattggggtcatgatagtgggaggagggaagaagcattcaagaactacaggaaagttgtttcatcgtgcgacactgcaccctgactggttaatctcttccttgtgacccttctgtaagggaatgtccaattgtctacgatgggctttgggtctccactccgcacttcccctcattcacaatgatatgattttttgttcccctcattcacaatgatatgattttttgatgtctgatacctgatcctatcaacacctcatgatcacacaggctggtgtgcttcttccatgtgaactttgttgcttctcagctagatggccacttgtttactttcaagtctttaagatcccagatgttatatcttttgatagctgggcaccatcagttttcttcatcacatttacttatgcacccgctttgtctctgggatcgtgttgggaaggtgagcatcatggaatgccaggttattagaacaaagtgttcttgcattgagggagtacttgagtagaggcccaatgttcatctgctatcttaatacaaaacttataaatatatatacatagatctatatccctattgtcttatataaacatatttacttatgtacatgcctgtatttagatctctataaatgctctttgcctcctacttctttcctctatttttttattttacttattgtcccactatcatgttcaaccttcagttgggtttcagtaattcctcttggttacattgcctttgatcaagccccagCAGGCACCCTATACCCTCGGACATGGACACTGATTTTAgaacacttgttattcccttgtccttgggtttgttaacacccacttccttcttaGCATCCACtgtcaatcccattgttttctcctccagattgtttatcccgcctatcttatctagatagacatgcagaaacaataataaatacaaaaacaaaagtgagcaaaacaaagcaacaatgacaaaaaaaaagcatatgaacagttcaaggtctgtttgttgacctttaggagtgttctctgatggggtgccacgccctggccccaaagtctatttttggtatttcccagggacttcattgttttgctccccttgctgttctgttacacacccttagtgtttagcCCTGGTATgaaggggtcagattgggtgcaattcccacactgtgtctccagtgttgtcccctgtagggctgtgggtcagtgagggatgctgtatctcatagtggggccagttcTATGGTTCTctatgtgcattgactgctctgagcagggatatcgtcctcagggcttggtgggccagaatatgctccactctctctccctcccccttcatttgctcctgtgtgctctgagcagatgtgcccctctccctgagctgtagcttcagtgctgccctatgaagtgcattcttctggggcaaGGGCGTATAGGATAGTCTTAAGTTGCCACCTACCAGGGAACACATATATTTTTGCTTCTGGAAAGAAATTACTCAAATTATCTGCTTTCTAAACTAATGGGTGGGGtagaggttacacattgggctattaactgcaaggtcagccgtttgaaactacATGGGAAGAACCccgaggctgtctattcccacaaagagttgaAATCTAtaaacccacggggcagctctgccctctccTGCATGTCCCTTTATAGCTTCAGATCAGAAACCTTGAATCTTCCCAATTTTCCCTCACTGACCAGCATTCTCTCTCACCTATCCTTTAAATTGCTCTTCAATTCATTCTGGTCAACATCGATCAGTTCTTTCCATCTTAAtttgatttatatatatttttaaattttagcttTATCTGGCTTTTCCTTCTCAGTGATGCCACAACCATGGGAGTTTATTAGGAACGTTAACAggctcagcaaacagtaaggatagtCATACCTCTTCTCAGCCTACAGCCATGCCTCTCTGAGTCTCCACCTCTTGGTCTTTGTGGTCCAGGAAGTTCATATGCTTTGACCCATCCCTTGCCTTGGGAATTGGCCAGGTCTCCAACGGTAGCCTCCCTTATAACAAATAGACTTTCAGAAACTTCGGTGATTGTTGATGCTGCAgttttcatttttcctccctTCTCACTGTCTGTCAAGGGACTCAGCACTGTGAAGATTAGAAGGCTCGCAAAGTCAGTGTGTTGGTGGGAAaataggggaggggagaaagaaatgggaAGGTAAATTGGCACAAGTCTCTTTTGAAAGTAATTTAGTCATCCTTCTCAATGTATGTACCCTCTGATCCCTCAAttccatttttaataatttaCCTACAGATGTAATCCCAAATGCAAACAAGTGCATATATGAGGCTTGCAGTAGttcatagaaaatggaattaaaagataatgaaatttcccATGAAAGTCTTGAAGCCACCTGTATGTTTATATTACctctttacatatatacatacctatataGGCATGTTACCTATATATACCTAGATCTATCTGTTCCCACTCCTCACCTACCAACATGATGAGGTTCCAATTAGGTAAAAATTGGAATTATGACATGGAGGTATGATGGACCACATTGGATCACAAAATAGAAGATGACataacataactgccaaaccaccagAAATCATGGCCCAACTAAGTTGACACATACCCTTAACCATCACAGCCTACATTAATCCTTGCCTTGCTCCTAAGTGCCTGATTGCCTAATGTTGATCATTAATGAGCAAAAAGTCCGACTTTTaaaaaactattatttaaatggAAAATGTGAGATAATTGATTAGTGTGATGTATGCGTGTGTGTAGGAATTTTTCTacaacctttttgaagccccaacATATATGTGGCATATCTATGTTGCCCCATGGCAGCAGATTTTATGCattatttatatacacatatatgtatttccTTGTATTATCTACGTAAATATGTGCATAGGTGCACAGAACTATATTGTATTAAAATCAGACAACTTATTTAACATCTGTGGGCATCAGTTTCCTAGTCTGTGAAAGGTGGCTAATAAGAATATCAACCTCAGTTATAGAGACCAGTCAATATATCTATCAATGCACATAATAAGCAATGACAGAAGAGAATTATTCAGATGAAAATTATTGGAAGGAGGCATTTTAGCAATGCTTTATCCCAAGAGTAGGTTGGAATCAGGGAGGTACAGGGAAGATtcccattaaagaaaaaaatgtacacgTCTGAACTGTTGACAATGAATGTAAATCAGACCTAAAAGAAATTTACGAAGTTCCTATTTATCAGACTCAGGTGGTCAAGAAGCAGCACGAAATCTAAAGAGTGCCGCTTAATTCCCTGATGGCAGAGATCAAGCCAGGCGGGTCTCATTGCCGAGCAAGCCCACTCGAGGAGGCGACGGACGGAGGTCCCGAGTCCGCCTGGTGACCTTCCGTCGGCCGGCCGGGAGACCTTCACCGCGCGGCGGCGCAGCGTGCTGTCGTCACTTCCGGCGGGGAGCCGGATATAAGCGGCAGGCGTGCAGCCGGCGCTCCTTTCCGGCGCTGACGACCGCTCGGCGATCATGCCTGTGAGTTGCGGGCCGGCTTCGGCGGAGATCTAGCCCTCCTGCGCCCGCCGCCCCTCGGACGGGTGTCGGGGCACCCGTGGGCCCCCCCGCGCGTGCGCGCGTGAAGCGCGGGGACCGCGGGGGCGCCGTGGGCCCGGCGGGGGCGGGAGCAGCCGGGACGTAAGATGGCGGCCCAGCTGCGCAGACATCTGGGGCGGCGCAGGGCAGCTCTTCGCCCGCGTGTGGCAGAGGGCCTGCTCTCGATCCTCCCGTTTCCGCTGCTGGCTTCTAAATCTTTGCGTTTGTGCCCGTCTTAGCTCGCAAAGGATCTCCTTCACCCCTCTCccgaagaggagaagagaaaacacaagaagaagcGCCTGGTGCAGAGCCCCAATTCCTACTTCATGGATGTCAAATGCCCAGGTGAGGAGATGGCGTGGAGAGCGCGGGAGAGGGCTGGAGCCCAGCCGTTGGGAAGAGTTGTGTGAGCGTCCCTCTCCCTTGAAGCAGTGAAGCACTTGCATTCTTTGCCTGCAAACCTTGATAAGATTGCCCTTGCTAGCTTTGAGAACCAGTGGGGAGAGGATTAAGATCTGCAGTTCCTGGGCGCTCCGTTTGTTTCTGAGTGACTTCCCGTCACCCATCACAATCACGTCTTTGCTAAGGCCGGGGAAGTTGGCTTCTGTACCAGGAGGTGACGGTGTAGGTACACTCACCGCCCCCTctgaaggatttttaaaaaaatctttgaataATTGGTACCTCCCTCTTACCCTTTCAGGCTCTGGGACTGTTTACATATCTGTAGGGTGGGGTCAGGTAGGCCAGTGTGATGGCTTtatgtgaccccttggggggcggTGTCTAACGacccaattcatgacagtagcaaaattagctatgaagtagcaacgaaaataattttatggttgggggttcaccacaacatgaggaactgtattaaaggctcacacattaggaaggttgagaaccactgctctagagccagGTAACTCTTAAGTTTAGAACAGGATAGTAAATCCTATTTTAATAACATGCCACATCTAAACAGTTCACCAGAGCATACCTTTTAAATGGAGGGAGATGTAGGGATATTATTGGAGAAAATTTGGTAAGTGtgttatgtcttttttttttaaaggctgctATAAAATCACCACGGTCTTCAGCCACGCACAAACAGTAGTTTTGTGTGTTGGCTGCTCTACTGTCCTCTGTCAGCCTACAGgaggaaaagcaaggctcacagaAGGTAAGTGGTTCAAGGCATGTTCGTCAGAAAACAAGAAGGCTGGCTGGTAAAGGCGGCTTCCTGTGAACATCATTTGTGTCTGGTAGCTGGCGGCTTGCTGGGGTGACAGACAAGGTGGGCCCTGGTGGCAGTCAACACTGAATCTGGCCCTTTCTCTTCTAGGATGCTCCTTCAGACGGAAGCAGCACTAAAAGGCCCGGAGTCGAGATGAGTGGGAAGCCATTCTAATAAACCCATTTTGGATACATCCTGTTTATTGTCTTCTTTCACTGCTTCAAGTATTCAGGGACAGCCCTGAGCTGCAAACAAGAGTCCTTTGGGTCAAGTAAGTGGTCTAATACTTAAGAGCCCGATCTTGGGCATATTTATCCACCTGGATTTGTCATGTACAACTTTAAAACGGCATAAGACTACAGTGGGGCACCACATCTAGTAAAACCCACCAACGGTGGGAAGTTGTCAGCAGGGAAATGCAAGTATTTCCGCTAACATGCATGATAGGAGAGGGTAAAGGCTGTACCTTAGCAAAGGTGGGAACTGTGAGAGAGGTTGTGCCGGGCCTTGGGGTTTCTTGCTCAGGTCTCACTGTGTATTCCCTTGTTGACTGACCGTGCAAGCAGAATGCAAcatagtgccatcctcacaattgtcctgtttgagcccattgatgacagccactgtgttggtTACTCGTTATGCTGtctctgtaccaagcatgatgtccttctcaggggaCTGGTATCCcctgatgtgtccaaagtacgggATATACTCAGCTGGTAAACACTAACGAACTGGTCGTTTTTCAAACAAGAACGAGAGCGTACCATTTTAATTAGACAGCAAACAGCTTACAGTCTTCTTTACAGGTCTTCAGCCTGGTTTGACAGGAGGCTCTGCTGCAGGTTTCCTTGCCTGGGGCTCGAGGTCGTGACCCACATCCAAGGTGGATTAGTGTCTTATACTCCATAGCCAGTGTTGGAGCCGACTGTGACCCACTGGGGGCTGTGAACTCAGGTAGGGGCGGGCTGGATATGGAGAGCTATAAGAACCTAGAGTCAATGGAGATGGGAGATTAAGGTGCTAGTTGATTAACCTGTGTGGGTGAGCTTTCTAGAGAAGAGGGTAATCAGCTTTTTACCTGGTTGTGGCCCCAGAGTTGGTACATAAACCACCGGAACCGTCTGTATCTTGTTTAGGAAGGCATTGTACGCTAGAAAGAACACAGGTTGAAGTCACCAAAAGCCGGCCTGAGTTTTGGTTGTAGGGGAAGATGAAGGCTCTAGGGGGCAAAGCCAACTTGTGAAATGAGTTCAGGGGGTGGGTGTTGATCTGAAGTGAGGCTTGGGGGTCATGAGTGAAATACAGGATTTGAGTAGCCTATTTGCAATATGTCATTTAACATTCAATAGTCAAGCTTCAAGTTAAAAGTACAGTACTACATGATTGAGAGTATTTCAACGTGTAGCTGGAAGATGGGAAGGGCAGGTCTGGGGGAGCgtggtgctgtgctgtgctgtgttgcTCGCATCCTCAGGCAATGGATGGGAGCAACACTAGCAACTCCAGGGCGCTCTCCCTTCTGAGTGCGCTGCGTCCATTTCCACTGCTGGAGTTTGCAGTAGACTAGAGGGATTCCTCACCCAGCAAGATGAAAGCCGTTGACGCCAGCACCGCAAAGAGAGTGAAGAAGAGGACCTGGTGAGAACCGACCAGCTGCTGCAGCGCCCCCGAGTCTTCACCCTGGGCTGGTGCTGGCCAAACGACAGGATGTC
Proteins encoded in this window:
- the RPS27 gene encoding small ribosomal subunit protein eS27, with translation MPLAKDLLHPSPEEEKRKHKKKRLVQSPNSYFMDVKCPGCYKITTVFSHAQTVVLCVGCSTVLCQPTGGKARLTEGCSFRRKQH